One segment of Insulibacter thermoxylanivorax DNA contains the following:
- a CDS encoding ABC transporter permease, whose protein sequence is MILPSLIFLIIFNYIPMGGIVMSFQDFKPWLGIRGSEWIGLENYRYLFDRRDSMQVIWNTLLIAGLKIIFNLLVPFTFAIFLNEIRNQLYKRFIQTMVYLPHFLSWVILGGILIDILSTDGGIVNRFLGLFGIGPIFFLGNGDWFRVTVVVTDVWKEFGFSTIVFLAALANINPTLYEAAEVDGASRFKQTIYITIPAMMPIAIVVGTLALGNILNAGFDQIFNLYNPLVYEKGDIIDTFVYRVGIINGEFGFGTAIGLFKSVISMILICLSYYIAYRWANYRIF, encoded by the coding sequence ATGATCTTGCCGTCGCTGATCTTCCTGATCATCTTCAACTACATCCCGATGGGCGGTATCGTTATGTCTTTCCAAGACTTCAAACCTTGGCTCGGCATCCGCGGTTCGGAATGGATCGGCCTGGAGAACTACCGCTATCTGTTTGATCGCAGGGACAGTATGCAGGTGATCTGGAACACGCTGCTGATCGCTGGACTGAAGATCATCTTCAATCTGCTCGTGCCCTTTACCTTTGCGATCTTCTTGAATGAGATTCGCAACCAGCTCTATAAACGGTTCATCCAGACGATGGTCTACCTGCCGCACTTCCTGTCCTGGGTCATCCTCGGCGGGATCCTGATCGATATCCTGTCGACGGACGGCGGCATCGTCAACCGCTTCCTCGGACTGTTCGGCATCGGACCGATCTTCTTCCTCGGCAACGGGGACTGGTTCCGGGTGACGGTGGTAGTCACTGACGTATGGAAGGAATTCGGCTTCAGCACGATCGTCTTCTTGGCTGCACTGGCCAATATCAACCCGACGCTCTATGAGGCGGCTGAAGTCGATGGGGCAAGCAGGTTCAAGCAGACGATCTATATTACGATCCCGGCGATGATGCCGATCGCGATCGTTGTAGGCACCCTGGCGCTGGGCAATATCCTGAACGCCGGCTTCGACCAGATCTTCAACCTGTACAACCCGCTTGTCTACGAGAAAGGGGATATCATCGATACCTTCGTCTACCGGGTGGGCATTATCAATGGGGAATTTGGCTTTGGCACGGCGATCGGGCTGTTCAAATCCGTGATCAGCATGATCCTGATCTGCCTCTCGTACTATATCGCTTATCGCTGGGCCAACTATCGAATCTTCTAG
- a CDS encoding extracellular solute-binding protein, with the protein MKASLRRAWLMLLAVMMIVSLLAACSGNSNQSADSSNSRTPPQSEQTSSTDENPYRDKYDPPVTITTVWGVDPALTFKYGETIENNVATRWALETLGIEIKTLWSVTDTNGAFATKLRLALTNRQEMPDVVTLGAGETQLVHDLIESGLYREVGSLFDKYANDTWKRAMELDPNVWLPYMKDGQRMGIPVLDYAYNHDYLLWIRQDWLDALGMEAPETLEELEAVMEAFKYNNPQGLSPDEVIPLSIGFKNTMNTWMGDPSWVFGMFGSLPEQWNEAEDGSLAYGSIHPGMKQGLAKLKEWLDKGYIPFEAALWDENKTAEPAVAGTAGIIPGPYWMSGWPLLDTEKNVEGAVWKPHKIPMGPDGTAMRHGTHYINGVTLLHKDFEHPEAFFTYQNYLFEHLADPPEGGIYQYGIFEGYDYAFDEEGNLLTGDDIPGGAVTAPLRYFLVRDGARVPDAQMKALLKLASGKEPTTFREKEVAMHYGPETPNAAVVLLEQEEISKKDMFIGAPTETMKTKWDYLQKIERETFNAIIYGDKPLDAFDQFVQDWLAGGGEQITKEVNEWYRNTLGK; encoded by the coding sequence ATGAAAGCGAGTTTGAGAAGAGCATGGCTCATGTTGTTGGCGGTCATGATGATCGTCAGCTTATTGGCAGCCTGCTCGGGCAATTCGAACCAATCGGCCGATTCATCGAACAGCCGGACACCTCCGCAGAGTGAACAGACAAGCAGTACAGATGAGAACCCATACCGGGATAAATACGACCCGCCGGTGACGATCACCACTGTCTGGGGCGTTGATCCGGCACTGACTTTCAAGTACGGCGAGACGATTGAGAATAACGTGGCGACCCGTTGGGCGCTTGAGACGCTGGGCATCGAGATCAAGACGCTGTGGTCCGTCACCGACACGAACGGTGCCTTCGCGACGAAGCTGCGTCTGGCGCTGACGAACAGACAGGAGATGCCGGATGTTGTTACCCTGGGGGCAGGAGAAACGCAGCTGGTCCACGATCTGATCGAATCCGGATTGTACCGGGAAGTGGGTTCGCTCTTCGATAAGTATGCGAACGATACCTGGAAGAGAGCGATGGAACTCGACCCGAACGTCTGGCTTCCTTATATGAAGGACGGTCAGCGCATGGGGATTCCGGTTCTGGACTATGCGTACAACCACGACTACCTGCTCTGGATTCGTCAGGACTGGCTTGATGCGCTGGGCATGGAGGCTCCCGAGACCCTGGAGGAGCTCGAAGCCGTCATGGAGGCCTTCAAGTACAACAACCCGCAGGGCCTGTCGCCTGACGAGGTAATTCCGCTCAGCATCGGCTTCAAGAACACGATGAACACGTGGATGGGCGATCCGTCCTGGGTATTTGGAATGTTCGGTTCATTGCCTGAACAGTGGAATGAAGCGGAAGACGGAAGCTTGGCGTACGGTTCGATCCACCCCGGCATGAAACAGGGGTTGGCGAAGCTTAAGGAATGGCTGGACAAGGGATATATCCCGTTTGAAGCAGCGCTGTGGGACGAGAACAAGACGGCTGAGCCAGCGGTAGCCGGTACAGCAGGAATCATCCCGGGACCGTACTGGATGAGCGGATGGCCGCTGCTCGATACGGAGAAGAACGTCGAAGGAGCTGTCTGGAAACCGCATAAGATCCCGATGGGTCCGGATGGAACAGCGATGCGGCACGGTACGCATTACATTAACGGCGTTACATTGCTGCACAAGGATTTCGAACATCCTGAGGCCTTCTTCACCTATCAGAACTATCTCTTCGAGCATCTGGCAGATCCGCCGGAAGGCGGCATCTACCAATACGGAATCTTCGAAGGTTATGACTATGCCTTCGACGAGGAGGGTAACCTCCTGACCGGAGACGACATCCCGGGCGGTGCGGTGACTGCGCCTCTGAGATACTTCCTCGTGCGCGATGGAGCGCGGGTTCCAGATGCGCAGATGAAAGCTCTGTTGAAACTGGCCTCCGGCAAGGAGCCGACGACCTTCCGCGAGAAGGAAGTGGCCATGCACTATGGACCGGAAACACCTAACGCCGCAGTGGTGCTGCTGGAGCAAGAGGAGATCTCGAAGAAGGATATGTTCATCGGAGCGCCGACCGAGACGATGAAGACGAAATGGGATTATCTGCAGAAGATCGAGCGCGAAACCTTCAACGCGATCATCTACGGCGACAAACCGCTGGATGCCTTCGATCAATTCGTACAGGATTGGCTTGCCGGCGGGGGCGAACAGATCACGAAGGAAGTTAATGAGTGGTATAGAAACACATTGGGCAAATAA
- a CDS encoding response regulator, producing MIEVLLVDDESYVTESLKVTIPWGELGVNKVHQAESAAEALELMERHSIDILVTDIQMPEVNGLQLIELVQERWPNVRCILLTGHSEFHYAKKAIELHVLDYVLKPVDDEELIASLSQVITSLQDEWAQAEQYYQLMYDRKTDLSILRRNFLHELLLGRPLSKQTISERLVKYEIPLTVDTPAVMMLVKMGLDAREYDEASHALLEYAAGNIAEEVLSERFRLWHAQSPHSYMTIIASLKPEWLSQAGQDDRRVLREELERLLPIFRQYVRGFLKVDVAVAVTNAFNFPEAIASTYRAAMRYVYMLEMKERDVFFLQDQSPPASSVESLDVLYRPPTLLHLLEAQQWDAVRGKLDEVFDYVAASGYSRENLYEIYLSITNAIIYAAHKYGLSFSQIGFDWEIDQGMVHSLERLRHWTTMMVQQLEDKLSTQEVHAKNHIVNQVKQIVSRDLGSDISVKTIADRVYLHPVYLSKVFKSVTGESLGDYIIRMRMEKALYMLKHTNKRIYEITMELGYQNPQYFSKMFKKYYGMTPNEYRDGRFPERAQNGRAEEA from the coding sequence ATGATCGAAGTCTTACTGGTTGATGACGAATCCTATGTTACGGAGAGCTTGAAGGTTACGATCCCCTGGGGCGAACTTGGGGTGAATAAGGTCCATCAGGCGGAATCCGCAGCTGAGGCGCTGGAATTGATGGAACGGCACTCGATCGATATCCTCGTTACGGATATCCAGATGCCGGAAGTCAACGGTCTGCAATTGATCGAGCTTGTGCAGGAACGCTGGCCCAATGTGCGCTGCATCCTGCTTACGGGGCATTCTGAATTCCACTATGCCAAGAAGGCGATCGAACTGCATGTGCTGGATTATGTATTGAAACCCGTGGATGACGAGGAACTTATCGCTTCTCTGTCGCAGGTAATCACCTCTCTGCAGGATGAATGGGCGCAGGCGGAGCAGTATTATCAACTCATGTATGATCGGAAGACGGACCTGTCGATTCTGCGGCGGAATTTCCTTCATGAATTGCTGCTGGGGCGCCCGCTTTCCAAGCAGACCATCAGCGAGCGATTGGTGAAGTATGAGATCCCGCTGACCGTCGATACACCTGCGGTGATGATGCTGGTTAAGATGGGGCTCGATGCTCGGGAATACGACGAAGCGTCACATGCGCTGCTGGAATATGCCGCAGGTAACATCGCTGAAGAGGTCTTGTCGGAGCGGTTCCGCCTCTGGCATGCTCAGTCCCCTCACAGCTATATGACGATCATCGCGAGCCTGAAGCCGGAATGGCTGTCCCAAGCAGGACAGGATGACCGCCGGGTTCTGAGAGAGGAGCTCGAGAGACTGCTGCCGATCTTTCGTCAGTATGTTCGAGGGTTTCTGAAGGTAGATGTTGCCGTTGCCGTGACGAATGCCTTTAACTTCCCTGAAGCGATCGCAAGCACGTATCGAGCGGCGATGCGATATGTTTACATGTTGGAGATGAAGGAGCGGGATGTGTTCTTCCTGCAGGATCAGAGTCCTCCCGCAAGTTCGGTCGAATCCTTGGATGTGCTTTACCGCCCGCCAACCCTGCTGCATCTGCTGGAAGCTCAGCAATGGGATGCTGTTCGCGGCAAGCTGGATGAGGTCTTCGATTACGTAGCGGCAAGCGGTTATTCTAGAGAGAACTTATACGAGATCTATCTATCGATTACGAATGCGATCATCTATGCTGCGCATAAGTACGGTTTGTCGTTCAGCCAAATCGGCTTTGACTGGGAGATCGACCAAGGCATGGTGCATTCCTTGGAACGGTTAAGGCATTGGACGACCATGATGGTCCAGCAGTTGGAGGACAAGCTGTCCACCCAGGAGGTTCATGCGAAGAACCACATCGTGAACCAAGTGAAGCAGATCGTCAGCCGGGATCTTGGCAGCGATATCTCCGTCAAGACGATTGCCGACCGTGTCTATCTGCATCCCGTCTATTTGTCCAAGGTGTTCAAATCGGTGACGGGAGAGAGCCTCGGCGATTATATCATCCGCATGCGGATGGAGAAGGCGCTCTATATGCTGAAGCATACGAACAAGCGGATCTATGAGATCACGATGGAGCTGGGGTATCAGAATCCACAGTATTTTAGCAAGATGTTTAAGAAGTATTACGGCATGACGCCGAATGAGTACCGCGATGGGCGTTTCCCGGAACGAGCTCAGAACGGCAGGGCGGAGGAAGCGTGA
- a CDS encoding sensor histidine kinase, with protein sequence MPRFNLFRKLVVFNLILLIPIVVLYFYSNKTSTNVLATELTRSHTNQLIFFQDQINTNVGLLALWPNLLLQDPDISNLKHIWTYNKHLNFEQIKLMRRIQSKLNIQQSSADFVSQILIYSPSLRRVVSVNDVKEYDEQELLSSLRTKGWQVTAQDDGSYLFKIMSTPSPYLADPFDHNLVIEVQFSSQNIEKMLDEFKRDGRRDPFYYHADTGYLIYNRTADRELARQLVEHLDMSDGLPIKNEIVNIENNKYMVHVALSDTLGWYLVDYLPLSEVMSPIQRSNRLFYSSVIALLLMSLVTAYMLYAQVQVPLKQLIRGFNRLKNEDYTVRLEPKGHSEFSFVFRRFNSMVEQIQELFEHVYLEKIHVREARLKQLQSQINPHFFYNCFSFISSMAKLQDTRAVIAMSQNLASYFRYTTRQEKEWVTVWEEMEFVRNYLEIQKLRKKRLDYTIELPEELYSWLIPRILIQPIVENAIIHGVEQKAGAGLIRITGKVEQGQATMTVEDNGRGMSESEMEALGRQMAQPMDEEMGCGLWNVHQRMVLRYGNGAGVRLSRSELGGLRVDLIWSEANVLRRASDDRSLTG encoded by the coding sequence ATGCCCAGATTCAATCTGTTCAGAAAGCTCGTGGTTTTCAATCTGATCCTGTTGATTCCGATCGTGGTGTTGTATTTCTACTCCAACAAGACGAGCACGAATGTGCTGGCCACGGAGCTGACTCGTTCGCATACCAACCAATTGATCTTCTTCCAGGATCAGATCAATACGAATGTGGGGCTGCTTGCGCTTTGGCCTAATCTGTTGCTGCAGGATCCGGATATTTCGAATCTGAAGCATATCTGGACGTATAATAAGCACCTGAATTTCGAGCAGATCAAGTTGATGAGACGCATTCAGAGCAAGCTCAACATCCAGCAGAGTTCTGCGGATTTTGTCAGCCAGATCCTCATCTACTCTCCTTCCCTGCGGCGGGTGGTATCTGTTAACGATGTTAAGGAATACGATGAACAAGAACTTCTGTCCAGTCTGAGAACGAAAGGCTGGCAGGTAACCGCACAGGATGACGGCAGCTATCTCTTCAAGATCATGTCCACACCTTCACCGTATCTGGCGGATCCTTTCGATCATAATCTGGTCATCGAGGTGCAGTTTTCGAGTCAGAACATCGAGAAGATGCTCGATGAGTTCAAGCGCGACGGCAGACGGGATCCTTTCTATTATCATGCAGATACCGGCTACCTCATCTATAACCGCACGGCAGACCGCGAACTTGCCCGGCAGCTCGTTGAACATCTGGATATGAGTGATGGACTTCCGATTAAGAATGAAATCGTTAACATCGAAAACAACAAATATATGGTACATGTCGCCCTTTCCGATACCCTGGGGTGGTATCTGGTCGACTACTTGCCGCTGTCAGAGGTAATGTCGCCGATCCAGCGTTCGAACCGTTTGTTCTATTCCTCTGTGATCGCCCTGCTGCTAATGAGCCTGGTTACGGCATATATGCTGTATGCACAAGTACAGGTGCCCTTGAAACAGTTGATCCGCGGCTTCAATCGCTTGAAAAATGAAGACTACACCGTTCGGCTGGAGCCGAAGGGACACAGTGAGTTCAGCTTCGTATTTCGACGGTTCAACTCCATGGTGGAGCAGATCCAGGAGCTGTTTGAGCACGTCTACCTGGAGAAGATCCACGTGCGTGAAGCTCGGCTGAAACAGCTGCAGTCGCAGATTAATCCGCATTTTTTCTATAATTGCTTCTCATTTATCTCCAGTATGGCGAAACTGCAGGATACGCGGGCAGTCATCGCGATGTCCCAGAACTTGGCCAGCTACTTCCGCTATACGACCAGACAGGAGAAGGAATGGGTCACCGTGTGGGAGGAGATGGAGTTTGTTCGAAATTATCTAGAGATTCAGAAACTGCGGAAGAAACGGCTCGATTATACGATTGAGCTGCCGGAGGAGTTGTACAGCTGGCTCATCCCTCGCATCTTGATCCAGCCCATCGTGGAGAATGCCATCATTCACGGTGTGGAACAGAAGGCGGGAGCGGGACTCATCCGCATCACCGGCAAAGTCGAGCAAGGGCAGGCGACGATGACCGTTGAGGACAATGGCAGGGGCATGAGCGAATCCGAGATGGAAGCATTGGGACGACAAATGGCTCAACCGATGGATGAGGAGATGGGCTGCGGACTCTGGAATGTGCATCAGAGAATGGTGCTGCGCTACGGGAACGGAGCCGGTGTCCGTCTGTCCCGTTCTGAGCTGGGCGGCTTGCGGGTGGACTTGATCTGGTCTGAGGCGAATGTGTTAAGGAGGGCTTCCGATGATCGAAGTCTTACTGGTTGA